Part of the Imperialibacter roseus genome, TTCTTAAACTCCACACTCCCATGGCTAAAAAGTCTGTGTTCGATCCTCAGTCCGTACATCACCAGTTTCCTGCCTTACGGCGTCTGCACAACAAGAAACCCCTCATCTTTCTGGATGGCCCAGGCGGCACCCAAGTACCTGAGAGGGTCATCAGAGCTATTTCAACCTACTATCGCCGGTCCAACGCCAACACCCACGGTGCCTTTGTCACCACACGGGAAACCGATAAAGTAATGGCGGACGCCCGGGCAAAGATGGCAACCCTGCTGGGGGCTCCTGGCCCGGAGTGCATCTCTCTTGGTCAGAACATGACCACTATCAATTATTCGCTGGCCCGGGCAATGAGCAGGCTGCTGAAGCCTGGCGATGAAGTATTGATCACACAACTTGACCACGAGGCCAACCGGGGCCCGTGGCTTACCCTGAGAGATTTTGGTGTCAAAGTGCGGGAGGTGAAGCTTTTACCCACCGGCACACTGGACTATGCTGATTTTGAGCAGAAGCTCAATGAAAATACCCGGCTGGTTTGCATGGGCATGTCGAGCAACGCCATAGGCACTGTCAACGATTTTGCACTGGTGAGGCAAATGACCTACAAGGTGGGGGCCTGGCTCCTGCTGGATGCAGTTCACTATGCGCCGCACTTCAGCATCGATGTGCAAGCCATTGGCTGCGACTTCCTCATTTGTTCGGCCTACAAATTCTATGGGCCTCATGTGGGTATATTGTATGCAAAGCCAGGCCTGCTCGACAGGCTGCCAACCGACAGGCTAAGAACCACCGACCAGATAGCCCCCTATTCCATTGAAACAGGAACGCTCAATCATGCGGCCATGGCTGGTGTTTCCGCCGCTGTTGATTTTATCGCTTCAATGGGATCAGGCAATAGCCTGAGAGAGAAGCTGGATGATGCTTACGCCAAAGTAAGTCAACATGAGTTCGCCCTGGCATCAAAACTTTACACAGAACTAAAGGCCATCAAGGGCATGACGGTTGTAGGGCAGGATTTTTCATCTGAAAAAAGAACTCCCACCGTGTCGTTTACAGTCAAAGGAAAAACGGCCGAAGAGGTCTGCAAGCAGCTTGCTGCGGAAAACATTTGCGCCTGGGACGGCCATTTTTATGCCGTGCGGGCCATTGAAGTGCTGGGCCTTCTGGAAAAAGGTGGAGTTACCCGTATGGGAATTTCACTCTATAATACCGAACAAGAAATTGACTACGTAATCAAGGCCGTGAAAAAATTGACATAGGCCTTTCCTTTCGGTTTCACTCACTTCAAAATATCTCCCGCTGACTACTTAAATCCTTCTGCCCAGGACTTTAACTTTTTTTAACATCCTTTTACGAAGAATTTCGTAATATTTACAAGACTCAAACTCAAAAGGACTAATCATGTTAAAAAGTTACCTAATGGTGAGCATCAGGCACCTGATGCGCCAGCCTACCTATGCTGCGCTTAATATTCTCGGTTTAACAATCGGAATTGTTTCCAGCTTACTAATCATTCTCTATCTGTCGCAAGAACTTAGCTACGACAAACATCACGCAAAAGCGGACAGGATTTACCGCATTTCGTCGGACATCAAGGAACCTGACAATGCGTTCCGCTGGGCAGTGACCCAGCTCCCTCTTGGCCGAACGTTGAAGGCTGAATTTGAAGAGGTAGAGCAGTACGTCCGCTTTATTGGCAACGGCCGCACCAAGTTTATCAAAGACAATATCAACTATTTTGAAGAAGACGTCTTTCAGGTAGACAGCACAGTGTTTGATGTTTTTTCCTTTGACCTTATTTCCGGCAACCCCTCCACAGCGCTACAGAATCCAAGCTCCATGGTCATCAGCAAAACCATGGCGGACAAAATTTTCAAAGGCGAAAACCCGGTTGGGCAAATCCTGAAAACAGACCAGAATTCCTTCGAAATAACTGGTGTGTATGAAGACCTGCCTAAAACATCTCACATCAGACCCAATGCGATGATGTCGGCCAGCACTTCTGATAGAAATAACTCCCAAAACTGGGGCGGCTTTGGCATCTACACTTACGCTTTGTTAAGAGAGGGTGCTGACCCGAAAGTAGTGGAAACCAAGCTTAATGACATTATTGATAAATACGTAGCGGTGATCTTCGATCAGTTTGACATCGTGATCCGGTATGAAATGATTGCCATCAAAGACATTCACCTTTATTCCACTTTTGAAGGTGAACCTGAATCACTTGGCAACATCAAATACATCTACATTTTTGCCGCCGTTGCCTTGTTCCTGATCGTTATTGCCAGCATCAACTATATGAACCTGTCGACCGCACGCTCCATGCGCAGAGCATTGGAAGTAGGGATCAGAAAGGTAATGGGTGCTCAAAGGGGCATGTTGATTGGGCAGTTTATCACCGAATCGGTAGTGCTTACAGTTATCTCCTTAGTTATCAGCTTAATAGTTTTGGCGATCGCTGTACCCCTTTTCAACGGATCCCTCGACACCAACTTATCTCTTTTAGACCTACTGCAGCCACAGCTCATCCTGGTGGTTCTGTGCATTCTGGTGCTGACTGGGTTTGTCAGTGGAAGTTACCCAGCCTTTTACCTGTCGAGCTTTAAACCAGCAGCAGTGCTAAAGGGCAAGGGAGCTAGCAGAGGCGGCAATCAATGGCTGCGACGTGTGCTGGTTGGTATCCAGTTCGCCATCTCCATCTTCATGCTGATAGGTACCTTCATCATCTACGATCAAATGCAGTACCTGCGCAGCAAGGATTTGGGCTTCGACAAAGACCAGGTGGTTCGTGTGGTGCTGGACAACCAGGCCAGCCGTGAAAAGTATCCTGTTTTCCGAAATTCCCTGATGCAGAACCCTAATATCAAGTCCGTGGCTTCCTCGAGTACCTCGCCAGGGAATGGCTATGGCAAAAATGTGATGAGTGTCGAGACCAACGAGGGAGTAATGGAAAATTATGGCATCGATGCCTACGTAGTCGACTATGACTTTTTCCCCACACTCAGCATTCCTTTTGAGAAAGGGCGAAATATCTCTTCTCAATACCCAAGCGACACAGCCACCTCAGTGATGGTAAACGAAGCCATGGTGGCCAGAATGGGCTGGGAAGAACCTATAGGCAAGAAGTTCCAGTTTGACCGTGACAGCACCGTGTTTCACCGAGTGGTGGGTGTGGTCAGGGATTTCCATCAGCAGTCTCTTTACAACCCCATTGAAGCCTTGATGTTCATTCCTGGCCTCAACAATTCGAGTGTGCTTATCAAAACATCGGAAGACCTGCAGGCTTCGCTTGCCGCCATAGAAGCCAGCTGGAACGAGGTGTATCCAGGCATTCCCTTCGATGCTACGTTCCTTGATGAGGAGTTTATGGAGCAGTATGAAACGGATCAACTTCGTGGCAAACTGTTTCTCGGGTTTTCGCTGATGATGATCTTTATAGCTTGTCTTGGCTTGCTCGGCTTAGCCTCCTTCATTGCCGAGCAGCGCACCAAAGAGATAAGCATCAGAAAAGTGCTGGGCGCCAACACTGGCGGCCTTGTAACTCTGCTTGTGAAAGATTTTGTGTGGCTGGTACTCATAGGTGCTGTGCCTGCGTTCGGGCTCGGCTACTATTTCATGAATGACTGGCTCAAAACTTTCGAATATCACGTTGACATTAACCTGTTGTTGTTTGTCGTCGTGTTGTTGATCATCCTGGTTATTACTGTGTTGACAACTGGCTATCATGCGTTAAGGGCAGCCAACTCCAACCCGGCAAACAACCTGAAATATGAGTAAATTTCTGGCATAACTGCCAGTTTCAAAGCCCTGAAGTTGAACGACACTTCAGGGCTTTTTTTGTGAAAAACAATCACCATTGCACCTCGCAATGCACAGCGATTAATAGCTTCAACGCCACCAATCTCTACGATATGTTAAGTCGCTGACCACCAGATGGCTAGTCGGCTCAACGCAACAATCTGGTCTCCACTTCGTTAGTATATAGTAAAAATCATAAAAATAATATGAAAAATACCATTTTAGCAACCAGTTTACTAATGATGTTCATTACCAGCGGAGCCCTTGCTCAGGAGGCCGGTCTTAAAGGAGGACTCAACTTTTCAAATCTCTACGTCAACGACGTGGACGATGAAAATATGAAAATCGGGTTCAATGCAGGTGTCTACTACAAAGCACAGTTAACAGATGTGTTGGCCATACAGCCAGAAATACTTTACTCATTGAAAGGGGCTGAAGTAATTTACGACAATACATTTCTTGGCATAGGCAACGGTAAATACCGTTTCAATCTGAGTTATGTAGATGTACCTGTAGCATTAAAAATAAGCCCTGTCGGTAATTTTTATATCGAAGCGGGCCCGTATGTGTCGTTGCTTACGTCAGCAAAAGTTAAACGAATCGACTCAAACGGAGATAAGGAAGTGGTGGACGAACTTGATCGGGACAATTTCAATACAGTCGACTACGGCATGTTTGGAGGAGTCGGCTTCAACTTTACCGGTGGGTCTTTGGGAGTTAGGTATAACTATGGCCTGCAGGAGATTGGTGAGAGCGGCTCCAATGTGGCCGAAGCAACTCCAAACTCAAAGAATTCCGTGCTTCAAATATTTATGACATTGCCGTTTTGACGGACAACAACCCAAAAATCAGGGCCTGGTTCGACCGATGTCGATCAGGCTCTTTTTAATTCCAGAATAGTAATCTCAGGAAGAATGCCAATTCTGCCGGGATACCCCAAATACCCAAAGCCCCGATTGACATAAAGGTACTGGTTTTCCTCCTGATACAAGCCTGCCCACTGCTTGTAAACATACTGAGAAGGGCTCCACTTGAATCCGCCAATTTCTACACCAAACTGAAAGCCGTGTGTATGGCCTGAAAGCATCAGGTCTACATCGCCATAGTTGGGCCTTACCTGTGCGTCCCAGTGGCTGGGGTCATGCGAGAGCAGAATTTTAAACGGGTATTCCTCTGTCCCCTGATGAGCTAAATCCATTTTGCCATACTTGGCAAACCTGCCGGCTCCCCAGTTTTCGATACCAAGTATGCCTATTTGCTCGCCGTCCACCTTCACAGGAAGATTCTCATTCATCATCAGGTGCCAGCCCAACTCTTTGTGGGCCGCTTTAAGGTCTTCTAAGTTTGCTTGCTTAGCAGCCTCTGATGCCCAGTTTTTGTAGTCTCCGTAGTCATGATTGCCGAGAGTGGAGTAAACTCCCAGAGGCGCCTTTACTTTATCAAAAATGGAAATGTATTCTTTCACCTCCTCAGCCTCATTATTCACTAAATCGCCGGTGAAAAAGATAATATCTGGTTTTTCGCCCAGCAGCATTTCCACACCGCCTTTTACTGCTGTCTTGTTGAAAAAGCTGCCAGAGTGGATGTCGGAAAGCTGCCCTATCTGTATCCCGTCGAATTCTTTGGGCAGGTTAGGAAAGAAGATGGTTTTACGTCTAATCCGATAGTCGTGAGCGCCGCTCAAAATACCATAACTCATCGTCAATGCCGGAACAGCTCCTGCAATAAGTGCTACCTTCGAAATGAACTCAGACCTGGGAATGGCCCTTCCATTAGGATTGATAGGCTCTGGGCTTGAAAATATAAAATTGGCAAGCCATTGAAACCCTCTGATAATATCTCCTACCAACAAGAAAATAAGAGCGAATAGTTTTGACATCACGTTAATGAAGATGCCGAGCACAATGAAGGTGCGAAGACCTTTCACTGCTGATAAGTCGGCGAAGTTCACTACAAGTATGCCAAATACAGACAAGGTGGTGACGCCCCAGAAAATCCAATAAACAACTTTCCGTGTAGTGAGGGACACGTCGGCAGTTGCCAGCCTGACGGCTTGAAAAACATACCAATCGATAGCCAGTAAAAGAAGGAGTAAAAAGAATGCAAACACGATCCTGTTCATTTAGGGATGGAATTAATATGGCCAGCTCGGAACCTCTTTCATAAGAAAGAAAAAGAGCCCCTTTAAGTTCACCTTTAAATAGACGTTTAAAGTCCGGTGAATACTTTAAAGGGGCTCAATTATTTTAGCTTAATCCGAATCTCCTGTTCACTCTGGCAAAGAACCAGTACATCACAGGCACAATCACCAGCGTAAGGAAGGTGGCGAACGTAAGACCGAATACGATGGTCCACGACATGGGTCCCCAGAAGATTACATTGTCTCCGCCCATGAAAAAGTCTGGGTTGTACTCTCTGAAGAAACCTATAAAGTCAATGTTCAATCCTATAGCCAAAGGCACAAGGCCAAGCACAGTAGTGATGGCTGTTAACAGTACCGGACGAAGCCTCGTTTTTCCTGCGACCACAATGGCCTCATCCACTTGCTCGATAGTGAGCCTTTCCACACCCAGCTCTTTCCTCATTCTGCTTCTGGTGAGCTCAATGAAGTCGATAAGTACGATGGCGTTGTTCACCACGATACCGGCGAGAGAAATGATTCCAACCATTGTCATGATGACCACGAAGTCCATTTGGAAAATTACCAAACCAAGGAACACCCCAATTGTACTGAAAAGCACTGAAGTCATGATGATCAAGGGAGCAGTCATTTTATTGAACTGCGCCACAATGATCAGGAAGATCAGGAATACCGCCAGCAGCAAGGCACTGCTCAGGAAGGCCATTTCCTCTGCCTGCTTCTCCTGCTCGCCACCGAACTTGAAGGAGTAGCCTTGAGGCATATCAAAGTTCACGAGCAGCTCTTTGATTTGATCGTTGATTTCTGTTGGATTGGCTCCTCCCAGCACGTTGGAGCTTATGGTTACGACTCTTTGCAAATCCTTCCTGCGTACCGAACCGTACGTTGTGCTCAACTCAGCTTTGGCGACGGCAGAAATCGGTACAGAAACAATTCGTCCGTTGGTTTGGTCACGAAAAACCACACTCTTGTTCATCAATGCATCGATATCGTACCGATACTTTTCGTCAAGTCTCAACTGCACTTCATAGTCATCTTCTCCCTGCTTGAATTTGGATATCTCCTTACCAAACAACGATGTACGCACTTCGTTGGCTATCGAATAAGTTGACAGGCCAAATCTGCGGGCCTTTTCTCTGTCGATATCTACAATAAGTTCCGGCTTGCCTGTTTCAAGGTCGGTTTTAAGCCTTTCGATACCTTCTATGCCTGATTCATTAATGAAGGTTTTCATGTCTTCAGTAATTTCTATCAGTCGGTTAAAGTCTTGTCCGGTAACTTCAATGGCAATTGGCTTACCTACTGGTGGGCCAGCTGCGTCCTTATCAACCGTCAGCGCCACACCAGGATAGCCCTGAACTGCCTCACGTATCTCGTTCATGATGTCACTGGTCATTACCCATTCATCCGAACCTTCTCTCTTGCGGTACTTAAACTCCACAAAATTGACAGTGATCCTGGCTTTGTTTGGCGTTTCAGCCTGGCCCACCGCTGAAGGGTCGTTGGGGTCAGCTGTGTCTTGACCTACCTTGGTCACCACCGACTCTACCATGAACTGATAAGGCTCTATCACCTTCATCACCTTCTTCTCCACCTCCTCTGTAAATGAGTTGGTCACATTGATATCGGTTCCTGAGGGCTGCTCAATGAACACATTGACGTACTTTGGTTCATTCACCGGGAAGAAGATGACATTGGGAGTAAACACCCCCATCATGGCTAGTGAAAAGAACAAAAGAAATACAGTACCAAAGAAAAAGAGCGTTGGGTTCCAGCCTCGCAAAGCAAACTGTAGCGTTCGGGAGTACAGCCCTTCTATGAAAGGCAGAAAAGTATCCTGAAACTTTCTGGACAGTGGAACCAGCACATAGACATTTAAGAGAATAAGCATCCCCAGAAGCAAAGCCAGGTTACCCAGCACATTCGCTTTTGCCAGTAGCAGCAAAGCGCCAATGCCTATGCTCACACCTGCAAATATCCATATCCTTTTATAGTTGAATGCTTGTCTGTTGTCTACCTTCATAAAGGCAGCAATCATTACCGGGTTGATCACCAAAGCCACAAAAAGTGAAGAGCTAAGCGTAACAATCAGGGTGATGGGTAAGTAACGCATAAACTGCCCCATCAGGCCTGGCCAGAAGGCCAAAGGAAGAAAGGCTGCAAGTGTGGTAGCCGTGGAGGAAATAATAGGCCAGGCCACCTCTCCCACTCCCCGACGGGTAGCTTCAAGCGGCTTCATGCCCAGTTCCATCAAACGGTAAACGTTCTCCACCACCACGATACCATTGTCCACCAGCATACCCAATGCCATGATCAGCGAGAACAGTACCATCATGTTGATAGTGATACTAAAGGCCGACAGCACGATAAAGGAAATGAACATCGACAACGGAATGGCCACACCTACAAACAAGGCGTTTCTCGTTCCTAAAAAGAAGAGAAGTACCAAAACCACCAGAATCACCCCTGAGATGATATTGTTCTCCAGGTTGCTCACCATTTCACGGGTCATTTCCGACTGGTCATTGGTAATTGCGATTTCAAGATCAGCAGGCAGCGTATCCATCGTTTTGTCGAGGATCGCATTTATCTTCTCTGTGGTAATCAGCAGGTTTTCACCGCTTCTTTTGATCACATCCACAGAAACCACAGGCTTGCCATTCATTCTGGCGAAGCTTTGCTTTTCCTTGAAACCGAACTCAATGGTTGCTATGTCTTTGAGGTAGACAATATTGGCGTTTTCATTTTTGACAATGATGTCTTCCATTTCACTGGCCTCCTCAAACTCACCCACCACTCTAATGGTTCTTCTGATGCCGTCCTCAAGAATATTTCCACCAGACAAAGAAACGTTCTCAGCGGAAATCGCATTCTCAATGTCGGAGAAGTTGACCTTCACAGCCTCCATCTTGTAGGGGTCGACATTGATTCTGACCTCTTTCTCGTCAATACCCCTGATTTCTACTTTGCTTACCTCACTTACTTTTTCAATCTCGTCCTCAAGAATTTCCGCATAGTCTTCCAGCTCCTCCAGGGTATAATTCCCCGAGAGGTTGATGTTCATGATGGGAAACTCCGACAGGTTGAGTTCGAAGATGTTTGGATCAGTTTGCAAGTCGCTTGGCAGCTCGGGCTTGGCCCTGTCCACGGCATCCTTCACCTTCGTCAGAGCGTCTTCAATGGCCGTTTCGGCACTGAACTCAACAATGATGGTGGAGTAGTCCTGCACCGAAGTCGATTTGATATTATCAACTTCAGAGATGGTATTGATCTCTTTCTCTATCGGCCTTGTTATCAGGTTCTCTATGTCAAGCGGGGCATTGCCCGGATGTGCAGTACCTATGTAAACTATCGGCTGCTCAATTTCCGGATAGCTGTCTTTTGGAAGCGAGATATAAGAACTCACACCCATCACTATCAGCAAAAAAGTCAGGAAAAAAACCGTGGTTCGGTTCTTAAGAGAAGCTGAGGTGAGCTTAAACTCTTTGTCCACCACTTCTTCGTTCTCTTCAGAAAACCTGTTTTCCTCCGGAAGATTATCGTTGGTATTTGTATCGTTAGCCATATGGATTCGGTTTTTGAGATAAATTACTTGCTGGCAGCTGCCAACGTCACACTAACTCCCTCGGCTACATCCCTGTATCCTTTTTCAATTAACTTCTCAGTTCCCTGAAGTCCCTTTATCACCTCAGTTTCACTTTTGAAGGTAAGCCCTGTTTCAATATGGATTTTGGTAGCCACAAGGCTGCCATCCTGATCAGCGACTGTGTAAACAAAGGTTCCTTTGTCGTCTCTCAGGATGATCTTGGTGGGTATAACCAATGCTTTGCTGCTCTTGTAGTCAATCAGTTGAAGCACTGTCACCTGATTAGGCCTTACAGTGAAGTCCAGCTTTGGTAAGCTCACTTCTACTGTGAAAGTTCTGTTCTCGCTGTTGATCACCTGACCAACCGAAAGTACCCTGGCAGTTACCGTTTTGTCCTGAACGGGA contains:
- a CDS encoding cysteine desulfurase-like protein, whose amino-acid sequence is MAKKSVFDPQSVHHQFPALRRLHNKKPLIFLDGPGGTQVPERVIRAISTYYRRSNANTHGAFVTTRETDKVMADARAKMATLLGAPGPECISLGQNMTTINYSLARAMSRLLKPGDEVLITQLDHEANRGPWLTLRDFGVKVREVKLLPTGTLDYADFEQKLNENTRLVCMGMSSNAIGTVNDFALVRQMTYKVGAWLLLDAVHYAPHFSIDVQAIGCDFLICSAYKFYGPHVGILYAKPGLLDRLPTDRLRTTDQIAPYSIETGTLNHAAMAGVSAAVDFIASMGSGNSLREKLDDAYAKVSQHEFALASKLYTELKAIKGMTVVGQDFSSEKRTPTVSFTVKGKTAEEVCKQLAAENICAWDGHFYAVRAIEVLGLLEKGGVTRMGISLYNTEQEIDYVIKAVKKLT
- a CDS encoding ABC transporter permease; translated protein: MLKSYLMVSIRHLMRQPTYAALNILGLTIGIVSSLLIILYLSQELSYDKHHAKADRIYRISSDIKEPDNAFRWAVTQLPLGRTLKAEFEEVEQYVRFIGNGRTKFIKDNINYFEEDVFQVDSTVFDVFSFDLISGNPSTALQNPSSMVISKTMADKIFKGENPVGQILKTDQNSFEITGVYEDLPKTSHIRPNAMMSASTSDRNNSQNWGGFGIYTYALLREGADPKVVETKLNDIIDKYVAVIFDQFDIVIRYEMIAIKDIHLYSTFEGEPESLGNIKYIYIFAAVALFLIVIASINYMNLSTARSMRRALEVGIRKVMGAQRGMLIGQFITESVVLTVISLVISLIVLAIAVPLFNGSLDTNLSLLDLLQPQLILVVLCILVLTGFVSGSYPAFYLSSFKPAAVLKGKGASRGGNQWLRRVLVGIQFAISIFMLIGTFIIYDQMQYLRSKDLGFDKDQVVRVVLDNQASREKYPVFRNSLMQNPNIKSVASSSTSPGNGYGKNVMSVETNEGVMENYGIDAYVVDYDFFPTLSIPFEKGRNISSQYPSDTATSVMVNEAMVARMGWEEPIGKKFQFDRDSTVFHRVVGVVRDFHQQSLYNPIEALMFIPGLNNSSVLIKTSEDLQASLAAIEASWNEVYPGIPFDATFLDEEFMEQYETDQLRGKLFLGFSLMMIFIACLGLLGLASFIAEQRTKEISIRKVLGANTGGLVTLLVKDFVWLVLIGAVPAFGLGYYFMNDWLKTFEYHVDINLLLFVVVLLIILVITVLTTGYHALRAANSNPANNLKYE
- a CDS encoding porin family protein, with translation MKNTILATSLLMMFITSGALAQEAGLKGGLNFSNLYVNDVDDENMKIGFNAGVYYKAQLTDVLAIQPEILYSLKGAEVIYDNTFLGIGNGKYRFNLSYVDVPVALKISPVGNFYIEAGPYVSLLTSAKVKRIDSNGDKEVVDELDRDNFNTVDYGMFGGVGFNFTGGSLGVRYNYGLQEIGESGSNVAEATPNSKNSVLQIFMTLPF
- a CDS encoding metallophosphoesterase encodes the protein MNRIVFAFFLLLLLLAIDWYVFQAVRLATADVSLTTRKVVYWIFWGVTTLSVFGILVVNFADLSAVKGLRTFIVLGIFINVMSKLFALIFLLVGDIIRGFQWLANFIFSSPEPINPNGRAIPRSEFISKVALIAGAVPALTMSYGILSGAHDYRIRRKTIFFPNLPKEFDGIQIGQLSDIHSGSFFNKTAVKGGVEMLLGEKPDIIFFTGDLVNNEAEEVKEYISIFDKVKAPLGVYSTLGNHDYGDYKNWASEAAKQANLEDLKAAHKELGWHLMMNENLPVKVDGEQIGILGIENWGAGRFAKYGKMDLAHQGTEEYPFKILLSHDPSHWDAQVRPNYGDVDLMLSGHTHGFQFGVEIGGFKWSPSQYVYKQWAGLYQEENQYLYVNRGFGYLGYPGRIGILPEITILELKRA
- a CDS encoding efflux RND transporter permease subunit, coding for MANDTNTNDNLPEENRFSEENEEVVDKEFKLTSASLKNRTTVFFLTFLLIVMGVSSYISLPKDSYPEIEQPIVYIGTAHPGNAPLDIENLITRPIEKEINTISEVDNIKSTSVQDYSTIIVEFSAETAIEDALTKVKDAVDRAKPELPSDLQTDPNIFELNLSEFPIMNINLSGNYTLEELEDYAEILEDEIEKVSEVSKVEIRGIDEKEVRINVDPYKMEAVKVNFSDIENAISAENVSLSGGNILEDGIRRTIRVVGEFEEASEMEDIIVKNENANIVYLKDIATIEFGFKEKQSFARMNGKPVVSVDVIKRSGENLLITTEKINAILDKTMDTLPADLEIAITNDQSEMTREMVSNLENNIISGVILVVLVLLFFLGTRNALFVGVAIPLSMFISFIVLSAFSITINMMVLFSLIMALGMLVDNGIVVVENVYRLMELGMKPLEATRRGVGEVAWPIISSTATTLAAFLPLAFWPGLMGQFMRYLPITLIVTLSSSLFVALVINPVMIAAFMKVDNRQAFNYKRIWIFAGVSIGIGALLLLAKANVLGNLALLLGMLILLNVYVLVPLSRKFQDTFLPFIEGLYSRTLQFALRGWNPTLFFFGTVFLLFFSLAMMGVFTPNVIFFPVNEPKYVNVFIEQPSGTDINVTNSFTEEVEKKVMKVIEPYQFMVESVVTKVGQDTADPNDPSAVGQAETPNKARITVNFVEFKYRKREGSDEWVMTSDIMNEIREAVQGYPGVALTVDKDAAGPPVGKPIAIEVTGQDFNRLIEITEDMKTFINESGIEGIERLKTDLETGKPELIVDIDREKARRFGLSTYSIANEVRTSLFGKEISKFKQGEDDYEVQLRLDEKYRYDIDALMNKSVVFRDQTNGRIVSVPISAVAKAELSTTYGSVRRKDLQRVVTISSNVLGGANPTEINDQIKELLVNFDMPQGYSFKFGGEQEKQAEEMAFLSSALLLAVFLIFLIIVAQFNKMTAPLIIMTSVLFSTIGVFLGLVIFQMDFVVIMTMVGIISLAGIVVNNAIVLIDFIELTRSRMRKELGVERLTIEQVDEAIVVAGKTRLRPVLLTAITTVLGLVPLAIGLNIDFIGFFREYNPDFFMGGDNVIFWGPMSWTIVFGLTFATFLTLVIVPVMYWFFARVNRRFGLS